The following proteins come from a genomic window of Desulfobacterales bacterium:
- a CDS encoding SPOR domain-containing protein — MRSIKLILAIIAIAVCLINSGAQAQDEDWHTKGRKLLSQHRYDEAIEAFSTAIDIIPRDYQSYNFRGVAYALKKDFDKAMADYNKAIDIRPRYAEAYNNRGFAHTQTGNLKAALNDYTRALEINPFLVDAYNNKAWVLATASDQRIRNGGEAVRLAKKAVELKADINSMDALAAAHAAVGNFDTAVDVQRKAIQKLMLENKTADVHKYLLHLKSYRAQQALLIDYSARAKITGSQTAKASPKSSTPKTPASTDKALKTASAKNPPKPKTAPASGKKQSKPTQPAVSAKSKKTVATAKKPTPAAASQDKIAPTRAAKAAPPAKAQKKPVAARKPEPVVAAPARKTAATIVKPLPYTIQISSFRDPQQSIQVARKLNTNGDPAFTSPVDISGKGRWYRVFVGNYTSLAEARSAADELKRRKFRYVNIAKKPYTVQIGKPIPRNKVRQIQTDLKAKGYFSYQLPSKTDPNQIRILIGAFANKKAAAGLVRQLTTDGFNPEIAIK; from the coding sequence ATGCGATCAATCAAACTGATTTTGGCCATTATCGCGATAGCCGTATGTTTAATAAATTCTGGAGCCCAGGCTCAGGATGAAGACTGGCACACAAAAGGCCGCAAGCTGCTCAGCCAGCACCGGTATGATGAGGCCATCGAGGCCTTTTCAACTGCCATCGATATCATACCGCGCGACTATCAGTCCTATAATTTCCGGGGCGTCGCCTATGCCCTAAAAAAAGATTTTGACAAGGCCATGGCCGATTACAACAAAGCAATAGACATTCGTCCTCGGTATGCAGAAGCGTATAACAATCGTGGATTCGCCCATACGCAGACCGGTAATTTGAAAGCCGCGCTAAACGACTATACCCGCGCGCTTGAAATCAATCCTTTCTTGGTCGATGCTTACAATAACAAAGCCTGGGTGCTGGCCACGGCCTCCGATCAGCGCATTCGGAACGGGGGAGAGGCCGTCCGCCTGGCCAAAAAGGCCGTTGAGCTTAAAGCGGATATCAATTCCATGGATGCCCTGGCTGCTGCCCATGCAGCCGTTGGTAATTTTGATACGGCTGTGGATGTCCAGAGAAAGGCCATTCAAAAACTGATGCTGGAAAATAAAACTGCAGATGTGCACAAATACCTGCTGCATTTGAAAAGCTATCGGGCACAGCAGGCGCTGCTGATCGATTATTCAGCCAGGGCCAAAATTACCGGTTCCCAAACGGCAAAGGCATCGCCCAAATCCAGCACTCCAAAAACGCCCGCATCAACGGACAAAGCACTGAAAACCGCATCCGCTAAAAATCCGCCAAAACCGAAAACCGCTCCAGCGAGCGGCAAAAAGCAGTCTAAACCGACTCAACCCGCGGTGTCTGCCAAATCAAAAAAAACCGTGGCTACAGCTAAGAAACCAACGCCAGCGGCCGCATCGCAGGACAAGATCGCCCCGACCAGAGCCGCCAAAGCAGCGCCGCCCGCTAAAGCTCAGAAAAAGCCTGTCGCCGCTAGAAAGCCTGAACCGGTAGTTGCGGCACCCGCCCGAAAAACAGCGGCCACGATAGTCAAACCCTTACCGTATACCATTCAAATCAGCTCATTTCGGGACCCGCAACAATCCATTCAGGTGGCCCGCAAGCTCAATACCAATGGTGACCCGGCTTTTACCAGTCCGGTGGATATTTCCGGAAAGGGAAGATGGTACCGTGTTTTTGTCGGCAACTATACAAGCCTGGCAGAAGCCCGCAGCGCGGCTGACGAGTTGAAACGCAGAAAATTTCGCTATGTGAATATCGCCAAAAAACCTTATACCGTTCAGATCGGCAAGCCAATCCCCCGGAATAAAGTCCGGCAAATTCAAACCGATCTAAAAGCCAAGGGCTACTTCAGCTACCAGCTGCCGTCAAAAACCGACCCGAATCAAATTCGTATTTTAATCGGCGCCTTTGCAAACAAAAAGGCCGCCGCAGGCCTTGTGCGACAGCTTACAACAGACGGCTTCAATCCTGAAATTGCTATAAAATAA
- a CDS encoding carbon monoxide dehydrogenase accessory protein CooC, whose translation MKLAVSGKGGVGKTTFASLMIRTLNAEGKRVLAIDADPDANLAAGVGIADADKIVPIAEMEDLVFERTGAKPGSIGGYFKLNPKVDDLPDEISVKFDGIKLMRLGGIKKGGSGCICPESSLLRALVMHIVLARDEVVVMDMEAGIEHLGRATAKAVDKLIVVVEPGRRSIDTAEHIRKLAGEIGLSHIAVVGNKVRGPQDEAFLKTHLDDFEFLGFLPYDEALIEADLNGASPFDVDSPSKAKVQTMISKL comes from the coding sequence ATGAAACTGGCAGTCAGCGGTAAGGGCGGTGTCGGAAAAACCACATTTGCGTCTTTGATGATTCGAACCCTCAACGCCGAAGGAAAACGCGTTCTGGCCATCGATGCCGACCCGGACGCCAACCTGGCGGCCGGCGTAGGAATTGCCGATGCGGATAAAATCGTGCCCATCGCCGAAATGGAAGACCTCGTCTTTGAAAGAACCGGTGCCAAGCCCGGCAGCATCGGCGGATACTTCAAACTTAACCCCAAAGTGGATGATCTGCCCGATGAGATCTCGGTTAAGTTTGACGGCATCAAGCTGATGCGCCTGGGTGGCATTAAAAAAGGCGGCTCCGGCTGTATCTGCCCGGAAAGCTCGCTGCTCAGGGCCCTGGTCATGCACATTGTGCTGGCCCGCGACGAAGTGGTGGTCATGGATATGGAAGCCGGCATCGAGCACCTGGGGCGGGCAACGGCCAAAGCGGTGGACAAACTGATTGTGGTCGTGGAGCCAGGCCGGCGTAGTATCGATACGGCCGAGCACATCCGCAAGCTGGCCGGCGAAATCGGGTTGAGCCACATAGCGGTGGTCGGCAACAAAGTGCGCGGTCCCCAGGATGAAGCTTTCTTGAAAACTCACCTGGATGATTTTGAATTTTTGGGTTTTCTGCCCTATGACGAGGCGCTGATTGAAGCGGATCTCAACGGGGCCTCCCCTTTTGATGTGGACTCACCTTCTAAAGCCAAAGTCCAGACGATGATCTCAAAACTCTGA
- a CDS encoding DEAD/DEAH box helicase yields the protein MAKRSKRFFRPKRYPRKKPKTFHLKPGADTRLRKVFAEIGVPDSPAFTPDAFQLDALAAIAQNDCLVSAPTGSGKTWIAEKAIASIHGEGGKSWYACPLKALSNAKYAEFCTIFGQQEVGILTGDRKENPDAAIIVGTTEILRNQLYDAMHRGQLLAADFVVLDEAHFLGDTDRGVVWEEIMIYLPDRIPLLLLSATIGNADQIAGWLSSIRSTRCTVIRETKRPVPLVPLFLHPSGTLLPLTEPSKSSGKEKITKKVNEYLKKKRSRQRRLPDHRVPFDDVLRVLQTYDLLPALFFLKSRADCDRALELCRGKRMAGQERKAVIRERVSAFGRQSPHMLKHRQRWFLENLALGSHHAGQLPTWKLMLERLMSDGLLDAVFATSTVAAGVNFPARTVVFLNSDRFNGTQFLPLDATEFHQMTGRAGRRGMDHIGFALLLPNKYMDVRWLAQLFQRPPEGVSSQIRINFSMVLNLLLSHDPDQIRDLLERSFAAYLMVKGGRKKSGRKRRRLLWDDFSSHLNFLKKTGFVDKNGTLTDDGKWASQLRVDQPLLIAEGFRQGLLPQKDAHLLAGVIAAFVNEREFDSKIPKKQVPKRLWGAFDRVVKGLRPFAWQMLEKGFEARVLHLRPMMAIYAWANAEPWEKVRTVAEMEEGDLVMLILRTADNLRHIRRLKRAFPQAAAAADQAIELILREPVMFEL from the coding sequence ATGGCAAAACGCAGCAAACGTTTCTTCCGGCCCAAGCGTTATCCCCGCAAGAAACCCAAAACATTCCACCTCAAGCCGGGCGCCGATACCAGACTGCGTAAAGTTTTTGCAGAAATCGGCGTGCCGGACAGCCCGGCCTTCACACCCGATGCCTTTCAACTGGATGCACTGGCCGCCATCGCTCAAAATGATTGCCTGGTTTCCGCACCTACCGGTTCGGGAAAAACCTGGATTGCAGAAAAGGCCATCGCGAGTATTCACGGCGAGGGCGGTAAATCCTGGTACGCCTGCCCGCTAAAAGCGCTGAGCAATGCCAAATACGCAGAATTCTGCACCATTTTCGGTCAACAGGAGGTGGGCATTCTCACCGGCGACCGCAAAGAAAATCCCGATGCTGCCATCATCGTCGGGACTACAGAAATCCTGCGCAACCAATTGTACGATGCCATGCACCGGGGGCAATTGTTGGCGGCTGATTTTGTGGTTTTGGACGAGGCCCATTTTTTAGGAGATACGGACCGCGGCGTGGTATGGGAAGAAATCATGATATATCTGCCGGACCGCATCCCGCTGTTACTGCTGTCGGCCACCATCGGCAATGCCGATCAAATTGCCGGCTGGCTGAGTTCGATCCGCTCCACCCGCTGCACGGTGATCAGGGAAACCAAACGCCCGGTGCCGCTGGTCCCCCTTTTTCTGCACCCCTCCGGCACCCTGCTGCCTCTGACCGAACCGTCCAAGTCGTCTGGCAAAGAAAAGATCACCAAAAAGGTCAATGAATATCTAAAAAAAAAGCGCTCGCGGCAACGCCGGCTGCCCGATCACCGCGTGCCGTTTGACGATGTCTTGCGAGTACTGCAAACATATGACCTGCTGCCGGCCCTTTTTTTCCTCAAATCCCGAGCAGACTGCGACCGTGCCCTGGAGCTGTGCCGGGGCAAACGCATGGCCGGGCAGGAGCGCAAGGCCGTTATCCGGGAGCGTGTCAGCGCATTTGGCCGTCAGAGCCCGCATATGTTAAAGCACCGACAGCGTTGGTTTTTGGAAAACCTGGCACTGGGCTCCCATCATGCCGGTCAGCTGCCCACCTGGAAACTGATGCTTGAACGGCTGATGAGCGATGGACTGCTGGATGCAGTGTTTGCCACATCCACTGTCGCCGCCGGTGTCAATTTTCCGGCCCGTACGGTGGTTTTTCTAAATTCCGACCGCTTTAACGGCACCCAGTTCCTGCCGCTGGACGCCACTGAATTTCACCAGATGACGGGTCGTGCCGGCCGCCGGGGCATGGACCATATCGGATTTGCCCTGCTGCTGCCGAATAAATATATGGATGTCCGCTGGCTGGCACAGTTATTTCAGCGCCCGCCGGAGGGTGTCAGTAGCCAGATCAGAATTAATTTTTCGATGGTGCTGAATTTACTGCTTTCGCATGATCCCGACCAGATCAGGGATCTACTCGAACGATCTTTTGCCGCTTATCTGATGGTCAAAGGCGGCCGCAAAAAATCCGGCCGCAAGCGCCGCCGTCTTTTGTGGGATGATTTTTCCAGCCACCTCAATTTTCTAAAAAAAACCGGTTTTGTGGACAAAAACGGCACCTTGACAGATGACGGCAAATGGGCCAGTCAATTGCGGGTGGACCAACCCCTTTTGATCGCCGAGGGCTTTCGACAGGGCCTTTTGCCGCAAAAAGATGCGCACCTTCTGGCCGGTGTGATCGCAGCCTTTGTCAACGAACGTGAATTTGACAGCAAAATTCCCAAAAAGCAGGTGCCCAAACGGCTTTGGGGCGCCTTTGACCGCGTGGTCAAAGGGCTGCGGCCGTTTGCCTGGCAAATGCTTGAAAAGGGATTTGAAGCCCGTGTACTGCATTTAAGGCCCATGATGGCTATTTACGCCTGGGCCAACGCCGAGCCGTGGGAAAAAGTACGGACTGTGGCTGAAATGGAGGAAGGGGATCTGGTGATGCTGATCCTGCGAACGGCGGATAACCTGCGGCACATTCGCAGACTCAAACGCGCTTTTCCGCAAGCCGCAGCAGCAGCCGATCAGGCCATCGAGCTCATTCTGAGGGAGCCGGTGATGTTCGAGTTGTAG
- a CDS encoding PAS domain S-box protein, with amino-acid sequence MKRKPEKQNAFMDSMVVTGIALAALYWVCESFMYFFMAPEANFIQHLLGPNRFEVFTRLLVLCLLAIFTSHFQHTFNKRRLADKALMESEAKYRSIVEGLEEGYFEIDLNGNLTFFNEPLCKILGFERSDLEDKNISIFTTEATRRKMDDIYEQVKKTGEHIRVGDYDALGKDGRQVALELTVSLLRDTGDTPSGFRGIMRDVSDRKVAEAEKKKLEIQVQQAQKMESIGTLAGGIAHDFNNILMGIQGNASLMAIKTESSHPSYEKIKNIETYVENGTELTRQLLGFARRGKYHAITTEINDVIDKSASMFGRTKKEIQIQTDLGAQLWTVEVDRGQIEQALLNLYVNAWQAMPEGGRLSLKTENIVLGADFINSQPYKVEAGDYIKITVTDSGIGIDKETQTRIFEPFFTTKEMGRGTGLGLASVYGIIKNHGGYINVYSELGQGTSFTIYLPASVKKVQPEVETVAPTVVTGNGTILLIDDEKMIIDVGQELLQELGFDVLTAASGPDAIDIYHRKSADIDLVIMDLIMPGMSGGETFDRLKEIDPHVKVLLSSGYSINGQAAKILERGCDGFIQKPFNINQLSEKIQGIIAKK; translated from the coding sequence GTGAAGAGAAAACCCGAAAAGCAAAATGCCTTTATGGATTCGATGGTCGTCACCGGAATTGCACTGGCCGCCCTGTATTGGGTATGCGAATCCTTTATGTATTTTTTTATGGCGCCCGAGGCCAACTTTATCCAGCATCTGCTGGGACCCAACCGGTTTGAGGTATTTACCCGTCTGCTGGTATTATGTTTGCTTGCCATATTCACATCCCACTTTCAGCACACCTTTAATAAGCGTCGCCTGGCCGACAAAGCACTTATGGAAAGCGAGGCCAAGTATCGGTCGATCGTCGAGGGCCTGGAAGAGGGCTATTTTGAAATTGACCTGAACGGCAACCTGACCTTTTTTAACGAGCCGCTGTGTAAAATCTTAGGATTTGAGCGCTCGGACCTGGAAGACAAAAATATCAGCATCTTCACCACTGAAGCCACCCGCCGCAAAATGGATGATATCTACGAGCAGGTCAAAAAAACAGGCGAGCACATACGGGTAGGCGACTATGATGCACTGGGCAAAGATGGTCGGCAAGTTGCGCTCGAGTTGACGGTATCTTTGCTGCGAGACACCGGTGATACACCTAGCGGTTTTCGGGGCATCATGCGGGATGTATCCGATCGAAAAGTGGCCGAGGCTGAAAAAAAGAAACTTGAAATCCAAGTCCAGCAGGCCCAGAAGATGGAATCCATCGGTACGCTGGCCGGAGGGATTGCCCATGATTTCAACAACATTCTGATGGGAATTCAGGGAAATGCTTCATTGATGGCCATAAAGACCGAATCCAGCCATCCGAGCTACGAAAAAATTAAAAATATCGAGACCTATGTGGAAAACGGCACGGAGTTAACCCGTCAGTTGCTGGGCTTTGCCCGCCGGGGCAAATATCATGCGATTACCACGGAAATCAACGATGTGATTGACAAATCAGCCAGTATGTTCGGCCGCACCAAAAAGGAAATCCAAATTCAAACGGATTTGGGCGCGCAGCTGTGGACGGTTGAAGTGGATCGCGGTCAAATTGAACAGGCCCTGTTAAATCTATACGTCAACGCCTGGCAGGCCATGCCCGAGGGCGGCCGGCTGAGTTTAAAAACCGAAAATATCGTACTCGGTGCCGATTTTATCAATAGCCAGCCGTATAAAGTTGAAGCCGGAGATTACATCAAGATAACGGTAACCGACTCGGGCATCGGCATTGATAAAGAGACCCAGACCCGGATTTTTGAACCCTTCTTTACCACCAAGGAAATGGGGCGCGGGACAGGGCTGGGTCTGGCCTCGGTCTATGGCATCATCAAAAATCATGGTGGTTATATCAATGTTTACAGTGAACTCGGTCAGGGCACCTCTTTTACCATATATTTGCCGGCCTCGGTCAAAAAAGTCCAACCCGAGGTCGAAACGGTTGCGCCTACCGTGGTGACCGGCAATGGCACTATCCTGTTGATCGATGATGAGAAAATGATTATCGACGTGGGCCAGGAGCTGCTCCAAGAGCTGGGTTTTGATGTGCTGACCGCCGCCAGTGGTCCGGATGCCATTGATATTTATCACCGGAAGTCTGCTGACATCGATCTGGTCATCATGGACCTGATTATGCCCGGTATGAGCGGGGGCGAGACCTTTGATCGCCTCAAAGAAATAGATCCCCATGTCAAGGTGCTGTTGTCCAGCGGTTACAGCATCAACGGCCAGGCCGCTAAAATCTTGGAGCGTGGCTGTGACGGGTTTATCCAGAAACCGTTTAACATCAATCAGCTGTCCGAGAAAATTCAGGGGATTATCGCTAAAAAATAG
- a CDS encoding tetratricopeptide repeat protein, with amino-acid sequence MNAKTDLSAFLTKYENLCLLSLVLVVVVIYAHTLDGPFVFDDRPNIVSNLHIRMSEFSFKNLADAAFKSPANQRPLSNISFALNYYLHGYNRTGFHLVNILIHIGSGIFLYIFVKTTLGTPNIRLDADQRLWIAFFTAAIWMVHPLQTQSISYVVQRMNSMAAMFYVLSMLLYARFRLCERRKQKWSLLAGCIIAALLALASKQIAATLPFVILAYELYFFRQARSKIYIASLIGCFLLTIVTVLILLGGDPIDRILMGYERREFTLIQRLLTQPRVVLFYLSLLIWPSPSRLNLDHDFALSHSLMDPISTVLAILALAVMILIAAITAKKQPLVSFGIVWFFTNLVIESSIIPLEIIFEHRTYLPSMMLILTMVSVAFKVIRLKWLCVALLSILTAAGSIGTYTRNQVWTSAVTIWQDSALKSPQKARPYNNLGVALASVGRVNEAYQMYRRSLQIKPDYATAHYNLGYTLAKNDHFKEGLVHLNESLRLEPNNKDTLNDIGVVMVMQGRLNEAVDHFKEVLRLNPTYSRAHNNLGIALGRQNNLTEAIYHYQEALRLYPDYAEAHNNLGLALQRQGKFEAAHHHFDKARRIDPGNSAAHKNYKDNQKNLK; translated from the coding sequence ATGAATGCCAAAACAGATTTATCCGCGTTTCTCACCAAATACGAAAATCTGTGCCTGTTGTCCCTTGTACTTGTGGTTGTCGTCATTTACGCCCATACCCTTGACGGTCCGTTTGTTTTTGATGATAGACCCAACATTGTTTCAAATCTTCATATCCGCATGTCCGAGTTCTCGTTTAAGAACCTGGCGGATGCGGCCTTTAAAAGTCCGGCTAACCAGCGGCCCCTTTCCAACATCAGCTTTGCGCTGAACTACTACCTGCACGGCTACAACCGGACAGGCTTCCACCTGGTCAACATCCTTATTCATATCGGCAGCGGTATATTTCTATATATTTTTGTCAAGACCACCTTGGGTACCCCGAACATAAGGTTAGACGCCGATCAGCGATTATGGATCGCGTTCTTCACCGCGGCCATCTGGATGGTTCACCCACTGCAAACCCAATCTATTAGCTATGTTGTACAGCGTATGAATAGTATGGCCGCCATGTTCTATGTCTTATCGATGTTGCTCTACGCCCGCTTTCGACTCTGCGAACGTCGGAAACAGAAATGGAGCTTGCTGGCAGGCTGTATTATAGCCGCATTACTGGCGCTGGCATCAAAGCAGATCGCCGCCACGCTTCCCTTTGTGATTTTGGCCTATGAGCTGTATTTTTTCCGACAGGCACGCTCCAAGATTTACATCGCATCATTGATAGGATGTTTTCTGCTGACAATCGTGACCGTCCTCATTTTGCTGGGTGGCGATCCAATCGATCGAATCTTGATGGGTTACGAACGTCGTGAGTTTACGCTTATCCAACGCCTGTTGACACAGCCACGGGTCGTCCTGTTTTATCTGAGCCTTTTGATTTGGCCGTCTCCGTCCCGGTTGAATCTGGATCATGATTTTGCACTCTCCCACTCACTGATGGATCCGATCAGCACCGTTTTGGCCATATTGGCTCTTGCAGTCATGATTCTGATAGCTGCCATAACGGCTAAAAAACAACCGCTGGTGTCATTTGGTATCGTCTGGTTTTTTACCAATTTGGTCATTGAGTCCTCAATTATTCCGCTTGAAATCATTTTTGAACATCGCACCTATCTTCCGTCGATGATGTTGATCCTGACGATGGTTAGTGTTGCCTTTAAGGTCATCAGACTCAAATGGCTTTGTGTTGCTTTACTGAGCATCTTGACTGCTGCAGGATCGATTGGAACTTATACGCGTAACCAGGTTTGGACAAGTGCCGTTACCATTTGGCAGGATAGCGCATTAAAATCACCGCAAAAGGCACGTCCCTATAACAACCTGGGTGTCGCTTTAGCCTCTGTCGGTCGGGTGAATGAAGCATATCAAATGTACCGGCGGTCGTTGCAAATCAAGCCGGATTATGCAACAGCCCATTATAATTTGGGCTATACTTTGGCCAAGAACGACCATTTCAAAGAGGGCCTGGTTCACCTCAATGAATCTTTACGCCTCGAACCGAACAACAAAGACACTCTCAATGATATAGGCGTTGTCATGGTCATGCAGGGACGTTTGAATGAAGCCGTTGATCACTTTAAAGAAGTGTTGCGACTTAACCCTACCTATTCTCGCGCCCATAACAATTTAGGAATTGCACTGGGAAGACAAAACAATCTTACCGAGGCCATTTATCATTATCAAGAAGCCTTAAGGCTATATCCCGATTATGCAGAAGCACACAACAATCTTGGATTAGCTTTGCAACGTCAGGGTAAATTTGAGGCTGCCCACCATCACTTTGATAAAGCCCGACGCATTGACCCTGGCAATTCTGCCGCCCACAAAAACTACAAAGACAATCAGAAAAATCTAAAATAA
- a CDS encoding sigma-54 dependent transcriptional regulator yields the protein MRQSRFYISLYIIIPFIITGLTVLAAIISFRLTKYSLTQGLESAQPIFWLILILGATAFATGFLLVRFILKPVELFVRKARKLASLSGEKTNTKKDWSIDHIDQFASVFDRVTSVLSRMDARHFFPDIIGESLAMRGLLGLIKKVAPSDSTVLILGESGTGKELVATSIFENSDRQGKPFIKLNCAAIPEELLESELFGHEKGAFTGATKFKPGKFDMAHKGTIFLDEIGDMPLNLQSKILRVIQEKEFYRVGGSSTIKVDVRFVASTNQNLEKMVQEGQFREDLFYRLNVFTLHLPPLRERKEDIPLLVDYILQHLSKKVEISSVALQMIMAYAWPGNIRELKNVVESAAVIAEDGFIEPAQLPAKVTGVFNNSESNSVSLPAANLPLDERLREIEKSMIIEALRKTGGVQVRATELLGINQRSLWHRIKKHGIDVKSIKNNEI from the coding sequence ATGCGTCAATCACGATTTTATATCAGCCTCTACATCATCATTCCTTTTATTATCACCGGATTGACGGTCCTGGCGGCCATCATTTCCTTCCGGCTGACCAAATACAGCCTCACCCAGGGTTTGGAATCCGCCCAGCCGATTTTCTGGTTGATTCTCATACTGGGTGCTACCGCCTTTGCCACTGGATTTTTGCTCGTTCGATTTATATTGAAACCCGTTGAGCTTTTTGTGAGAAAAGCGCGCAAGCTGGCCTCGCTTTCCGGCGAGAAAACCAACACCAAAAAGGACTGGTCGATTGATCATATCGATCAATTCGCCAGCGTGTTTGATCGGGTCACATCGGTTCTCAGCCGCATGGATGCGCGCCATTTTTTTCCGGATATTATCGGCGAGAGCCTGGCCATGCGGGGCTTGCTGGGCCTGATCAAAAAGGTCGCGCCCTCGGATTCGACGGTCTTGATCCTCGGCGAAAGCGGCACCGGCAAGGAGCTGGTGGCGACCAGTATCTTTGAAAACAGCGACCGCCAGGGCAAGCCCTTTATCAAGCTCAACTGCGCCGCGATTCCCGAGGAGCTTCTGGAAAGTGAATTGTTCGGCCACGAAAAGGGCGCCTTTACCGGCGCCACCAAGTTCAAGCCCGGTAAATTTGACATGGCGCACAAAGGCACCATTTTTCTGGACGAAATCGGTGATATGCCCTTAAACCTGCAGTCCAAAATTCTGCGCGTCATCCAGGAAAAGGAGTTTTACCGTGTGGGCGGCAGCAGCACCATCAAAGTGGATGTGCGCTTTGTCGCTTCCACCAATCAGAACCTGGAAAAAATGGTTCAGGAAGGCCAATTCAGAGAGGACCTCTTCTATCGCCTGAACGTCTTTACCCTGCACCTGCCACCGCTGCGCGAGCGTAAAGAAGACATCCCTCTGCTGGTTGATTATATTTTGCAGCATCTTTCCAAAAAGGTCGAGATCTCATCGGTGGCCCTGCAAATGATCATGGCCTATGCCTGGCCGGGCAATATCCGGGAGCTCAAAAACGTTGTCGAAAGCGCGGCCGTGATTGCCGAAGACGGATTTATCGAGCCCGCCCAGCTGCCCGCAAAAGTCACCGGTGTTTTCAATAACAGCGAATCCAACAGCGTATCACTGCCCGCCGCCAACCTGCCGCTGGACGAGCGTCTCAGGGAAATCGAAAAAAGCATGATCATCGAAGCCCTACGCAAAACCGGTGGTGTCCAGGTCAGGGCCACCGAGCTGCTGGGAATCAACCAGCGCAGCCTGTGGCACCGCATCAAAAAACACGGTATCGATGTCAAAAGCATCAAAAACAACGAAATTTGA
- a CDS encoding prepilin-type N-terminal cleavage/methylation domain-containing protein produces the protein MDTLRADRGFTLLEIIATLVILSILAAVAIPRYISLDESAKQKAINAGIAELNGREILTWSNLKIGNSYQDDASLFPLMDTSLGIDYTWSGVGPDASGGTLSFQQSAGVSLSRTISTTVRPGVWSR, from the coding sequence ATGGATACGCTTAGAGCGGACAGGGGATTCACCTTACTTGAAATTATCGCCACTTTGGTGATTTTGAGCATACTGGCGGCGGTGGCCATTCCTCGCTATATCAGCCTGGATGAAAGCGCCAAGCAAAAGGCCATCAATGCCGGCATCGCCGAGCTCAACGGACGCGAAATCCTGACCTGGTCGAATCTGAAAATCGGCAACAGTTATCAGGACGACGCCTCCTTATTTCCGCTGATGGATACCTCTCTGGGTATCGATTACACCTGGAGCGGCGTCGGCCCGGACGCCAGCGGGGGAACGCTGAGCTTTCAGCAAAGCGCCGGTGTATCTTTATCCCGGACGATATCCACCACCGTTCGGCCCGGGGTTTGGTCGCGCTAA
- a CDS encoding prepilin-type N-terminal cleavage/methylation domain-containing protein, with product MKKQTILDNEQGFTLVEIIAVLIILGILAAVAVPRYIDLEANAQERAIDAGISELNGRESLTWADEKINSTGYVDDATTFGRVDTSLGTEYSWSVGPAATGGTLDFKNASVALTRSASTVSQPAVWSR from the coding sequence ATGAAAAAGCAAACTATCTTAGACAATGAGCAGGGTTTCACGCTGGTAGAAATTATCGCGGTTTTGATCATACTGGGAATTCTGGCTGCTGTGGCCGTACCGCGCTATATCGACCTGGAAGCCAATGCGCAGGAAAGAGCCATTGACGCCGGCATATCGGAACTAAACGGCAGAGAAAGTCTTACCTGGGCAGATGAAAAGATTAATTCCACCGGTTATGTTGATGATGCTACAACTTTTGGAAGAGTCGACACTAGTTTGGGAACTGAATACAGCTGGTCGGTAGGACCTGCCGCTACCGGTGGCACCCTGGATTTTAAAAATGCATCGGTAGCTTTGACCCGATCAGCATCAACGGTGAGTCAGCCAGCAGTGTGGAGCCGTTAA